CCGAACTCGTCGGCTGGATCGCGCAGGGTGAAAAACCGGCTTCCGAATTCAGGCTCGGCACCGAGCACGAGAAGTTCCCGTTCTATCGCGACGATCTCAGCCCGGTTCCCTATGAGGGCGCTGCTGTCGGCCGCAGCGGCGGCATCCGGCAATTGCTGGAGGGCATGCAGGCACGCCTCGGCTGGGAGCCGATCCTCGATGCCGGCCACATCATCGGCCTGGCCGGTCCCGAGGGCGGCGGCGCGATCTCGCTGGAGCCTGGCGGCCAGTTCGAGCTCTCCGGCGCGCCGCTTGCAAATGTGCATGAGACCGCCAGCGAGCTCGACCAGCACCTCGCCGATGTGAAGGCGGTCGCCGAGCCGCACGGCATCGGTTTCCTGCCGCTTGGCCACTCGCCGCTCTGGACCCGCGAGCAGACGCCGATGATGCCGAAGCGGCGCTACCAGATCATGAAGAACTACATGCCGAAGGTCGGTACGCGCGGCCTCGACATGATGTTCCGCACCTGTACCGTCCAGGTGAATCTCGACTTCGCCAGCGAGGCCGACATGGTGCGCAAGCTGCGGGTCTCGCTCGCTTTGCAGCCGCTGGCCGCGGCGCTCTTTTCCGCCTCGCCCTTCAGCGAGGGCAAGCTCAACGGCTTCCAGTCGATGCGCTCCGAGATCTGGCGCGACACCGACAATGCCCGCTCCGGCATGCTGCCCTTCGCCTTCGACGAGGGCATGTCCTACGAAGCCTATGTCGACTGGGCGCTCGACGTCCCCCTGTACTTCGTCAAGCGCGGCGACACCTATCACGACGTTGCCGGCGCCTCCTTCCGTGACCTGCTCGCCGGCAAGCTCCCGCAATTGCCGGGTGAGCGCGCCACCATGTCGGACTGGGTCAATCACCTCGGCACCCTGTTCCCGGAGGTGCGGCTGAAGCGCTATATCGAGATGCGCGGCGCCGATGCCGGCCCGGTCGAGATGCTGAACGCGCTGCCGGCCTTCTGGGTCGGCCTGCTCTATGACGACGCTGCGCTCGCGGCCGCCTGGGACTTGGTCAAGGGCTGGAGCGCCGAAGAACGTCAGCAACTGCGCGACACCGTGCCGAAGGCCGGGCTCAACACCAAGATCGCGAACCGTTCGCTGCGTGAGCTCGCCCGCGAGGTGGTCGAGCTGTCGCGTGCAGGTCTCGCTCGCCGGGCTCGACTCGACGACAAAGGCCGCGACGAGGCGATCTATCTCGAGCCGGTCATCGCCATCGCCCAGAGCGGGCGCACGCTCGCCGAGCGTCTGGCAGTGCGTGAGCAGGGGGCCTGGGGCGGCAAGGTCGAGCCGGTCTTCCCGGAGCTCGCGCTGTAGGCGCTGAAGGCGAGCGGGACATTCGCCGGTGATCGCGTGTTTTGCGCTTCGGATTAACCAATCGTCCGGAGTTTTGGGCTAATCTGGCGGGTATGGAACGCTTTTCCGCCCTGGCCCTTGAATTCCTGCGCGACCGCCGCGGCGCGACTGCGCTCGAATATGGCTTCATCGCGTTCTTCGTCTCGATCGCGGCGATCGCGACGATCCGGCAGATCGGCCCGCTGCTGAACGCGAAATACGCCAGCATTCTGCCTGGCCTCCAGTAGGACACTCCTGCGCGCGCCTGTCGTGGCGCGCCGATCTTGCACGCCTGTGCTGCGGTTCTCCGTTCAGTTTTGATCGCATTTCACCACATCGCCGAAGGGTCGTGCGGCCAGGCGGGCTTTCCCAGAGACTGCAGCGACAGTCACGGGTTCTGGAGCGGTTTTTCAATCGCCCGTGCCTAGTGCCCAGCCTCGTCTCAGGCTGTCGCCTACTCCGCCGCCACCTTGAAGCTCTGCAGGTTGTCGAGGCTCTGGATGATGTGCTCGGCGAGCGCGTTGGACAGGATCGAGGGGTCGTGCCGCGTGCGCAGCAGGCCGATCTTGCAGGAGGGCAGGGTGGAGAAGCCCTCTGCCGGGCCCAGGATGCGCATGCCCGGCCGGACCGCGCTCTCCGGCAGCACCGAGACGGCCAGGCCCGCTACCACCGCGGCGCCAACCGCTGTCGAGTTCCAGCTGGCATAAAGCACGCGGAAGCGCCTTCCCTTGCTCTCCAGCGCCTCGACCGCCGCCTGACGCCAGTTGCAGGTCGGGCGGCCCAGCGCCAGCGGCAGCGGGTCTTCCTCGTGCACGCAATGGCGGGCCGAGGTCACCCAGAGCAGCGGCTCGATCCGGATGATCTCGCCCTGGCCGCGGCCTTCGACATGGGTGATGATCGCAAGGTCGATGTCGCCGCCGCCGATCCGCTCCGCCAGCATCGGCGTCGGCTCGCAGACCACCGTGACCTCGGTGCGCGGATTGGAGCGGGCGAAGCGCGCCAGGATCTCCGGCAGATAGCGGTCGGCATAGTCGTCGGGCACGCCGAGCCGGATGCGGCCCTTCAGATCTGCCTCGGTGAAGCTCGCGACGCATTCGAGGTTGAGTCGGACGATGCGGCGGGCATAGTCGAGCAGGCGCTCGCCATCCTCGGTCAGCTTGGCATGGCGTCCATCGCGGCCGAAGAGCGGGCGGCCCACCCGCTCCTCCAGCCGCTTCATCTGCATCGAAACGGCCGATTGCGTCTTGAAGACGATCTCGGCGGCGCGGGTGAAGGAACCGGTGTCGGCGATGGCGACGAAGGTCTTGAGCTGATCGGCGTCGAGCACATGGGCCATGGCCGGCCTCCTCCCAGATGTTCATCAAGATCGGTTGTGTTTAGTATCATAACCATTCGTTTGGCTGATGGCCAGCGTGGAGTTATGGTTTGGGCATTCTCCCGCCGATGCCGATTAGTCCGGTTCTGACGGGAGGCGAGTTTCCACGTCCAACCCCGAGGAGGCTGTCATGCTGGTCATGACCTTCGTCACGAAGACCTTGTCTGCCGTTTCCGGCGGCGCGGCGCGTGCTGCCGCTCATTCGGTCACGGGCACGAAAAACCTGGTGCGCGCTTTCCTGCACCGCCGCGAGGTGATGCGCCTCAGCGAGCTCGACGAGCGTGGGCTCAAGGACATCGGCCTCGTTCGCTCCGATATCGACGGCGCGCTCGCGGTCTCCTGGCTCAGCGATCCGTCGAGCGTGCTGCAGGATCGCTCGAACCAGCAGCAGGCGGCTGCCGTGAGCCGGCGAGAGGCCGGGGTTCGACGGCCCGTGGTGATCAAGGCCGCGACGCGGCCGAGTGCGAAGGACATCAAGATCGCGTGCAACGCCTGACCCCTTGGCGTGACGCGTCCCTGCGGGCGGTGGCTTCGGCTGCCGCCCTTTTTTATCCCGGAGGGTGCAGCCTGGTCTGCAATCGTTAACCGGCCTGCGCGTCACGTAACGCTTCATTCAGCAAGTTCGATCACATTTGCGCCGCATTGCGCCGAGTACGGCGCCCCAATCCCTCGCCCCGGGGTTTTCCATGCGACGCTTTCGCTTCCGCCTGCATGACCTGAGGATCCGAACCAAGATCGCCATTCCGATGCTCGTCATGGGCGCAATCGGCATCGGCTCGGCCGTCTATGGCGCGCTCGAATTCGGCAGGATCGAGAAGACCTACGCCGATCTCGTCTCGCAACGTGCCAGCGCCATTCTCGATTCGGCCCGCGCCACCGCCTCGATGGGCGAGATCGTCGGCAATCTCTACCAGGCGATCGCCTATCCCGAATTCATGAAGCAGAACGCGACCAGCATCGAGGAGGTCAAGACCGCCTACGCGGCTTCGCTGCAGGCGCTGGTCGAGGCCAAGATCAGCTTCCCGCAGCGGGCCGAGAGCTTCGACGAGCTGAGCCGCCGCCTGCAGGCGACCAAGTCCGACATCGATCAGATCGTCGCCCAGGCTGCGCGCGACGAGGATCTGCCGGCGCTCTCGATCATGTCGCAGCTCGACAAGACGATCAGCGGGATCGTCGAGGCCGCGGCCAAGCTCAATGACGAGATCAAGAAGGATACCGATGCGACGTCGGAAGCGTTGGCCGTCGATGCTCGGCGCGTCACGCTGGTTGCGATCGGGCTCAGCATCGCCGGTACCTTGCTCGGACTGATCGGCGGCGCCCTTCTGACCGCCGGTGCGATCACGCGTCCGCTGGAGCGGCTCAAGCTTCGTATGGGCCAGATCGCCGATGGCGACTACGCCGTCGAGGTCGAGGGCCAGAACCGCAAGGACGAGGTCGGCGAGATGGCGCGCGCCGTCCAGGTGTTCAAGGAGAACGGTCTTGCGGTCCAGCGTCTCGAAAGCGAGACCGAGGCCAGTCGCACCACGACCGAGCGTCAGCGTCTCGCCGCTGAAGCCGAGCGCAGTGACGCAGCTGCCCTGCAGCAGCGTCTCGCAGCGGAGCAGGCGGTCGTGGTCAAGGCCCTCGCCGAAGGGCTGACCCGGTTGTCACAGGGCGATCTCGGCGCCCGTGTCGAGGAGGAGGTCGCGGCTGATTATGTCGCGCTGCAGCAGGACTTCAATAGTGCCGTCGGCCATCTCGCGCAGACGATCGCGACGATCCAGGCGACCTCGGTCGATGTCGGCAATGCGGCGCGCGAGATCAATTCGGGCGCCGACGATCTCTCGAAGCGCACCGAGGAGCAGGCCTCCTCGCTCGAGCAGACCGCTGCCACCACCGAGCAGCTCGCCGCTTCGGTCAAGGCCTCGGCGCAGGCTTCGCGGCAGGCCGTTCAGCTCGCCAATGAAGCGACGGACGTCGCCGCGAATGGCGGGATCGTCGCCGGCCAGGCGGTCGATGCCATGGCGCGGATCGAGCAGACCTCGCGCAAGATCTCCGACATCACCTCGGTGATCGACGAGATCGCCTTCCAGACCAATCTGCTCGCGCTCAACGCCGCGGTCGAGGCGGCCCGCGCCGGCGACGCTGGCAAGGGCTTCGCCGTCGTCGCCTCGGAGGTGCGCACGCTGGCGCAGCGTTCAGCCGACGCCGCCAAGGACATCAAGGGCCTGATCGGTGAATCGGGCGTCGAGGTCGAGCAGGGCGTCGGGCTCGTCCGGGCTGCCGGCGAAGCGCTCAGCCGGATCGTCGAGGCCTCCAGGAAAGTCGCGGCCACAGTCTCCGACATCTCTGCCGCGGCGGCCGAACAGGCCAACGGCATCGACGAGATGAGCCAGACGGTCGCGCATATGGACGAGATGACCCAGCAGAATGCCGCGCTCGCCGAAGAAAGCGCGGCCTCCGCGACCTCGCTCAGCGGTCAGATCGGACGGCTCAACGAGCTTGTTGCGAGCTTCCGCACTGGCGGCGGCCCCGCTCTGGCCAATACGCAGGCCGCTGAAGATGCTTACGAGTGGGACGAGCGCCGGCGCGCCTGACGATAGCCGACATCACGGAAATTGATCGACGGCGGCCTCAAGGCCGCCGTTCGTTTATTTCTCAGGCCTTGCGCTGGCCGCCGCCGAGCATGGTCTCGAAGATCGAGCGCAGCGCGTCCTGCTGACTCGCCTGGACCTGCCGGCCATGCTCGAACATCTGGTTGAGCGCATCGAGGCCGATCGAGCCGGGGCTAGCCTCGCCCGCTGACTGGGGAGCCTGTTCCGGCTCGGGTTCGGGCGCCGGCTGGGGGCTGCTCTGCGGGGCCTGCTGCCCCTGCGCGCCGCCACCGAACATGCCGCCGAGGATCTGGCCGAAGATGTTGCCCATGTCGGCCGGCATGCCGGGCATCCCGCCGCCGAAGGGACCGCCGCCCTGCGCCTGCCCCGCTTGAGGGTTCTGCCCGCCGAAAAGCCCGCCGAGGATCTGTCCCCAGGGATTAGCTGCATTCGGCTGCGGGGCGGGGGGCTGCATGCCCGGCATCTGGCCGCGCATCATTTCGGCGAATTGGCCGAGAATGCCGCCAAGCCCCTGATTGTTCACCGATTTGAACAACCCGCCCATCAGGATCGAGGCGATCACCGGCAGCATCTGCTTCAGGATCGCCTGGCCGACGCCGCTGGTCGCCGCCGCCTGCGCCGCGACGGCATTGGCGACCTCCTTCGAGCCGAAGAGCTGGCTCATCACGTCCTGGCCCATCGGCATCGCCCGGTCGGGAATGCCGTCGCCGTCGCTGTCATACATCTGGCCGAAGGGCGTCGCGGTCATCATCTGGGCGAGGTTGCCGAAGGCGTAGGGGTTCTGGGTCTGGCGCTGCAGCCCCATCGAGAAGGCGGGCAGCAGCGCGTCGAGCGCCGCCTGCGTCTGCTGCATCGAGAGCCCGTATTGCCGCGCCAGGTTCTGCATGGCCTGGCCGTTCTGGGCCGACTGCATCATCTCGAACAGGTTCATCATGGCGCGCTCCCTGGCGGGACCAGCCCGCTCATCCACCGGGAAACGATAGCAGCCGCCTGCCATCAGGCAAGCGACGACCTTGCCGCGGCTTGCGCTGCGCCTTCGAGCCGGGCGATGCCACGATAGGCGGCAACGAGCGCGATGATGCCGAACAGCACCGCGCCCAGAGCCGCGCCGGCGAGCGCGCCCTTGGGACCTGCATACTGCGCGCCCAGCCAGGCGAGCGGCACCGTGCCGAGCGTGGCCCGGCCCCAGCTGAACAGCGTCGAGTAGAACGGCATGCCGAGATTGTTGAAGGCGGCATTGGCGACGAAGAGCGCGCCGACGAAGAGCCACATCGGCCCGGCGATCAGGCAGAAGAAGGCGACGAGCTCGGCCGTCTCGCCGCCGGTGCCGAACAGCGCGGCGATCTGGTGGCGCAGCAGTGCCAGCAACACCGCCACCACCGCGACATAGGCCGCAGCAAAGCCGAACGCATCGGTCAGCGCCCGGCGCATCCGGTCATAGCGCTGTGCGCCCCAGTTCTGGGCCAGGATCGGCCCGACCGCGCCCGACAGCGCGAACAGCACGCCGAAGGCGACCGGCACCAGCCGGTCGATGATCGCGCTCGCCGCGATCGCCTGGTCGCCGAAACGGGCGATGATGCCGAAGAAGCAGGCATTGGCGATCGGGTTGGCGAGATTGGTCAGGATCGCCGGCGCCGCGATCGCGAAGGTTGGCCCGACATCGCGGCGCAGCGCCGCCAAGCTCGGGCGCGCGATCATCTTGTGGACGCCGATCACGCTCTGGAAGCCGATGACCAGGAAGACGATGCGCGAGAACACGGTAGCCCAGGCGGCGCCGTCGGGACCGAGGCCAAGGCCGAAGATCAGCATCGGGTCGAGCCCCGCGGTGACGATGCCGCCGGCCAGGGTGACATACATCGCCCGCTTGGCGTCGCCGACCGCGCGCAGGATGCCGGACAGCCCCATGCCGAGCGCCATCAGCGCATTCGAGGGCAGGGTGATCCACAGGAACGAGGTGGCGACGGCCAGCGATTCGCCGTGGGCGCCGAGCTTGGGCAGCAGCCAGGGCAACAGTGGCAGCATCAGCAGGCTGACGGCTAGGCCGCAGATGGTCATGGCTGTCAGCGTCGAGCCGGCCATCCGGCGCGCGCCCTCGCGGTCGCCGGCGCCGAGTGCCCGTGCCGTCAGCGCGGCAACCGCGATCATCAGCCCGACATTGATGGAGACCATCAGGTAGAGCACGATCGTGGCGTAGCCGACGCCCGCCGTCGCTTCGGGCCGGCCGAGGCGCGAGACATAGAGCAGCGACAGGAAGTCTACGACGAAGATCGCGACCAGGCCGACCGAGGCGGTCGTGGTCATCACCGCGACATGGCGCAGCGTCGAGCCCGAAACGAAGACAGCCTGTTGCGGCTTTTGCGGTGCGTTCACTCGGCCGGCTCCCCGACCCCGCCGACCGCGACCTCGGCGCCGCCATCCTCGATGACGTCCTGCGTTTCCTTGGTGAGCGGCTTCGACTTGCTCTTCGGAGCGACGATAGGCTCGGGCGTGACGCGCGGCACCTTGTCGATCCCGGCGGCGATGCCCTCGCTGAACTGGATCTCCATGCGCTGCGCGTCGCGGTCGCGCACATGCTCGATCACGAAGCCGGCCTCCTCATAGCTGAGGCCGAGCGCCTCCAGCGTCACCCGGCCGAAGCCGAGCGCCGATTCGAAGGTCTCGCGCATCTGGTAGTCGACGTCGGCGCGCATCAGGTCCATCGCATGGACGCGGTCATAGGCGCGGGCATGGATGCGCGCGGCCGGGAATTCGACCTTGGCCATCTCGACGATGCGCAGCGCCGCCTGCCGATCGTCGATGCAGACGCAGATCACCTTGGCCTTGCCGGCGCCGGCGGCGCGCAGGACGTCGAGCCTGGTGCCGTCGCCATAATAGATCTTGAAGCCGAACTTGTTGGCCGAGCGGATCCGCTCGATATCGGAATCGATGATGGTGACGTCGAGATGCTGCAGCAGCAGCGCCTGCGTCACCACCTGGCCGAAGCGGCCGAAGCCGATCACCAGCACCGAGGGCGCCACCCCGTCGAAGGTCTCCTCGATCTCCTCGGCCGGCGGCGCGTGGGCGGCGAGCCAGATGTCGATCAGCTTGGCGGCGACCGGTCCGATGAGCATGCTGAGCGCGGCGATCGCTGTCGCCAGCGCGCCCTGCTTCTCGTCGAGCAGGCCGAGCGAGGCGGCGAGCGGCAGCAGCACGAAGGCGAACTCGCCGGCAGGGGAGAGCAGGGCGCCGGCGCGGATCGCCTCGGTGGTCGAGGAGCAGGACGCCCGCAGGATCGCCGCCGCCGCCGCGATCTTGAACAGCACCAGCAGCGGGGCCGCCAGCGCCAGCAGCAAGGCGTTCTCGGCGACCAGCTTCAGGTCGATCGACATGCCGACCGCCATGAAGAACAGGCCGAGCAGCACGCCGCGGAACGGCTCGATATCGGCCTCGAGCTCGTGCCGGAAATGCGAATCCGCCAGCAGCACGCCGGCGAGGAAGGCGCCCATCGCCATCGAGAGCCCGACCTGCTCCATCAGCAGCGCAGCGCCGAGCACGACGAGCAACGCGGCCGCGGTCATCACCTCCTTGGCGCCGGTCTTGGCGAGCAGCCGGAAGAACGGGTTCAGCGCATAGCGGCCGGCGAGCACGACGACTGCGATGGCGAGCAAGGCAAGGCCGAGGCCCGTCAGCGCCTTGGTCGAGCCGCCGCCATGGGCGGCCTCGGTCGTCGCCAGCAGCGGCAGCAGCGCCAGCATCGGCGCGATCGAGATGTCCTGGAACAGCAGGATGGAGAAGGAGCGCCGGCCATAGGGTTCGGCGCCGTCGCCGCGCTCTTCGAGCAGTTGCAGCGCGATCGAGGTGGCGGAGAGAGCAAGCGCCAGCCCGACGGCCAGCGCACCGGCAGGACTGAGCCCGAGCTTCCAGGCGACGGCGCCGATCACCGCGGCGCTCAGCAGCATCTGCGCGAAGCCGGCACCGAGAATGTCCTTGCGCATCGAATAGAGCCGCGCCGGCTGCAATTCGAGCCCGACCAGGAAGAGCAGCAGCACGACGCCGATCTCGGCGGTGCCGCGGATCGCATCGGGGTCCTTGATCACGGCGAGCGCCGAGGGGCCGATGGCGATGCCGGCTGCCAGATAGCCCAGCACCGCCGACAGGCCGAAGCGGCGGAACAGCGGCACCGCTACCACCGCCCCTGCGCAGAAGGTCAGGATCGGCGGCAGATAGCTGGCATGCGAGGCGGCATCGGCCATGCAGGAACTCGTGCTGAAACGAAGGGGCCGTGCGTAAGGCAGATGGCCGGATGCGTGCAATGTAGGGCCTATCCCTGCATCCTGCGAGGGGCTGCCGCGCATAGCCTACGGCACTGCGTCGTCGGGCTTCCTTGACATCGCCGGCGCCAGACAGAAAAGAAGGCGCGATCCCTTCGGAACCAGCACCCCAGTGACCGCCAAGCCGCCGCTCGACATCCTGCTCTGTGCCCCGCGCGGCTTCTGCGCCGGCGTGGTCAGGGCGATCGACGCCGTCGAGAAGGCGCTGGCTCTGCACGGCGCACCGGTCTTCGTGCGCCACGAGATCGTGCACAACAAATACGTGGTCGAGTCGCTGAAGCGGAAGGGCGCGGTCTTCGTCGCCGAGCTCTCCGAGGTGCCCGATGCGACCCGGCCGGTGATCTTCTCGGCCCATGGCGTGCCGAAATCGGTGCCGGCGGAGGCTGAGGCACGCCAGTTCTTCGCCATCGACGCGACCTGCCCGCTGGTCACCAAGGTGCATCGCGAGGCCGAGGTCCATCACAAGCGCGGCCGGCACATCCTGCTGGTTGGCCATGCCGGCCATCCCGAGGTGATCGGCACGATGGGGCAATTGCCGGACGGCGCGATCACGCTGATCGAGACGCTCGAGGACGTCGCCCGTCTGACCCCGCCCGAAGGGCGGGACCTCGCCTATGTCACGCAGACCACGCTCTCGGTCGACGACACCCGCGAGATCGTGCAGGGCCTGCAGGCGCGTTTTCCCGCGCTGATCGCCCCGCACAAGGAAGACATCTGCTACGCCACCACCAACCGTCAGGAGGCGGTAAAGCGCGTCGCGCCGCTGGTCGACGGGCTGATCGTGGTCGGCTCGCCCAACTCCTCGAACTCGCAGCGCCTGCGCGAGGTCGCCGAGCGGGCCGGCTGCCCGGTTTCTCGCCTGGTGCTGCGCACCAACGAGATCGACTGGTCGCTCTTCGGCGGGATCCGACGCCTCGGCATCACCGCCGGCGCAAGCGCGCCCGAGGTTCTGGTCGAGGAGATCATCGACGCCTTCGCCGAGCGCTACGAGGTCACGGTCGAGACCGTCTCGACCGCCGATGAGAGCGTCTTCTTCCCGCTGCCGCGCGAATTGCGCGAGCCGACCCCGAACGCAGCAGAGTAAAGAGCGCGTGGCCGTCTATACCGAAGTGCCCGATGACGAGATGGCTGCCTTCGTGGCCCGCTACGGCATCGGCGACCTGCTCTCCGCCAAGGGCATCGCCGAGGGGGTCGAGAATTCGAACTACCTCGTCCACACGACGCAGGGCTTCTACATCCTCACCCTCTACGAGAAGCGGGTGAATCCGGCCGACCTGCCGTTCTTCATCGAGCTGATGCAACATCTCGCCAGGCGTGGGCTGAATTGCCCGGTGCCGGTGCTCGACCAGTCCGGCCAGGCGCTCGGCACGCTCTCCGGTCGCCCTGCGGCGATCGTCAGCTTCCTCGACGGGCTCTCGGTGCGCCGCCCCGGTGCCGGCCATTGCGGCGAGGTCGGGCGCGCGCTCGCTCTGCTGCACCGGGCCGGCGCGGACTTCGCGATGACACGCGTCAATGCGCTCTCGGTGCCGGGCTGGCGCCCGCTCGCCGAGCAGGCCGGGGCCGACGCCGACAAGGTCTCGCCCGGGCTGGCGCGGCGGGTCATGGCCGAGATCGCGGTGCATGAGGCCGGCTGGCCCAAAGACCTTCCGGGCGGCGTCATCCATGCCGATCTCTTCCCGAACAACGTCTTCTTCATCGGCGAGAAGCTGTCGGGCGTCATCGACTTCTATTTCGCCTGCACCGACGCCTATGCCTACGACCTCGCCATCTGCCTGAATTCCTGGTGCTTCGAGGTCGATTCCTCGTTCAACCTGACCAAGGGCCAGGCGATGCTCGCCGGCTATGAGAGCGTGCGCCCGCTGGGTGAAGCCGAGGTCGCGGCCCTGCCGGCGCTCTGCCGCGGCTCGGCACTGCGCTTCCTGCTGACAAGGCTGGTCGACTGGCTGAACGTGCCGCCGGGCGCGCTGGTCAAGCCGCATGATCCGCTCGAATACGACCGCAAGCTTGCCTTCCACCAGCGCGTCTCTGATGCACGCGAATATGGGCTGCGCCGATGACCGACCCCGTCGAGGTTTGGACTGACGGCGCCTGCTCGGGCAATCCGGGCCCCGGCGGCTGGGGCGCGATCCTGTCCTACAAGGGCAAGGAGCGCGAGCTCTCCGGCGGCGAGGCGCTGACCACCAACAACCGCATGGAGCTGATGGGCGCGATCTCGGCGCTGGAGACGCTGACCCGGCCCTGCACCGTCGCGCTCCACACCGACAGCCAGTATCTGCGCCAGGGCATCACCAGCTGGATCCATGGCTGGAAGAAGAACGGCTGGAAGACCGCCGACAGGAAGCCGGTCAAGAACGAGGAGCTGTGGAAGCGCCTCGACGCCGCGCTGAAGCAGCACAAGATCGAGTGGAAATGGGTCAAGGGCCACGCCGGCGACGAGATGAACGAGCGCGCTGACGCGCTGGCGCGCGCCGGCATGGCGCCGTTCAAGCCGGGGCGCTGAGCGGGCGGCGGATTGCTACCCTAAGGGCAGTTGTGGGTCGGAGGCAGAGATTGGGGCCTCTGATCAGTCTCGTGCCCCACGTGGAAGAGGCCTTCCCGTTATGGCTGTGACGTAACCCTCGCTCCAATGATCCTTCCCAATCTCATAGGGGTCGATCACGAAGCCTTCTCGTGCGTCGCGGAAGCCCTCTAGCACTGCGGTCCGTGCTTGAGCCTGTTGGGCGTCGGCCAACGATGCGTAAACACCAATGAGCTTGCTGTCGGTCTCGCCTTCCCCGAGATCATGCGTGTGGAAGAGCAGAAATACGTTCGCCATCTACGCATGCCCGGAAGCGGAGTATCGCAACCGCGTATCATGTCGTGAAAGCAGCGTCAGCTATAGACCGGAGGCGGGATCATCAGACCGGTATCCCGTTCTCTCCTGTGACATAGCTAAGTGCCTCCTCAGCGCCAGCCCAGCCCCGGCGCGACATGCTTCAGGATCGCCTCGATGACATGGGCGTTGTAGTCGACGCCGAGCTGGTTCGGCACCGTCAGCAGGAGCGTATCGGCCTCGGCGATCGCCTCGTCCCGCTTCAGCTCGTCGATGAGCTTGTCGGGCTCGGCCGCGTAGCTGCGCCCGAAGATCGCGCGCGTGCTGTCGTCGATATAGCCGATCGAATCGTCGCTCTCATTGCCGCGGCCGAAATAGGCGCGGTCGCGCTCGTCGACCAAGGCGAAGATGCTGCGACTGACCGAGACGCGCGGCTCGCGCGTGTGACCGGCCTCTTTCCAGGCCTGCCTGAAGAGGCGGATCTGCTTGGCCTGCTGGATGTGAAAGGGCTCGCCGCTCTCGTCGGTCTTCAGCGTCGAGCTCTGCAGGTTCATGCCACGCTGCGCCGCCCAGATGGCGGTGGCGTCGGAGGAGGCGCCCCACCAGATGCGCTCGCGCAGACCTTCGGAATAAGGTTCCAGCCGCAGCAGGCCCGGCGGATTGGGGAACATCGGTCGCGGATTGGGTTGCGCGAAGCCCTCGCCGCGCAGCACGTCGAGGAAGACCTCGGCATGGTGGCGCGCCATGTCGGCGTCGCTCTGCCCCTCCGCCGGCTGGTAGCCGAAATGGCGCCAGCCATCGATGACCTGCTCGGGCGAGCCGCGGCTGATGCCGAGCTGCAGCCGCCCGCCGGCGATCAGGTCGGCCGACCCCGCATCCTCGGCCATATAGAGCGGATTCTCGTAGCGCATGTCGATGACGGCGGTGCCGATCTCGATGCGCCTGGTCCGGGCGCCGACCGCGGCCAGCAGCGGGAAGGGCGAGCCGAGCTGGCGCGCGAAATGATGCACCCGGAAATAGGCGCCGTCCGCGCCCAGCTCCTCGGCTGCGACGGCAAGGTCGATCGACTGCAGCAGCGTGTCGCCCGCCGTGCGGGTCTGGGATTGCGGCGAAGGGGTCCAGTGTCCGAAGGACAGGAAGCCGATCTTTTTCATCGCGTGACGCCTATGAACCACCAAATGCGCGGAGCCGGCCCGCGACAGGAAAACGCCCGAGCGGCCATCACCGCCGGGC
This genomic interval from Bosea sp. 29B contains the following:
- a CDS encoding MATE family efflux transporter, whose translation is MNAPQKPQQAVFVSGSTLRHVAVMTTTASVGLVAIFVVDFLSLLYVSRLGRPEATAGVGYATIVLYLMVSINVGLMIAVAALTARALGAGDREGARRMAGSTLTAMTICGLAVSLLMLPLLPWLLPKLGAHGESLAVATSFLWITLPSNALMALGMGLSGILRAVGDAKRAMYVTLAGGIVTAGLDPMLIFGLGLGPDGAAWATVFSRIVFLVIGFQSVIGVHKMIARPSLAALRRDVGPTFAIAAPAILTNLANPIANACFFGIIARFGDQAIAASAIIDRLVPVAFGVLFALSGAVGPILAQNWGAQRYDRMRRALTDAFGFAAAYVAVVAVLLALLRHQIAALFGTGGETAELVAFFCLIAGPMWLFVGALFVANAAFNNLGMPFYSTLFSWGRATLGTVPLAWLGAQYAGPKGALAGAALGAVLFGIIALVAAYRGIARLEGAAQAAARSSLA
- a CDS encoding monovalent cation:proton antiporter-2 (CPA2) family protein, producing MADAASHASYLPPILTFCAGAVVAVPLFRRFGLSAVLGYLAAGIAIGPSALAVIKDPDAIRGTAEIGVVLLLFLVGLELQPARLYSMRKDILGAGFAQMLLSAAVIGAVAWKLGLSPAGALAVGLALALSATSIALQLLEERGDGAEPYGRRSFSILLFQDISIAPMLALLPLLATTEAAHGGGSTKALTGLGLALLAIAVVVLAGRYALNPFFRLLAKTGAKEVMTAAALLVVLGAALLMEQVGLSMAMGAFLAGVLLADSHFRHELEADIEPFRGVLLGLFFMAVGMSIDLKLVAENALLLALAAPLLVLFKIAAAAAILRASCSSTTEAIRAGALLSPAGEFAFVLLPLAASLGLLDEKQGALATAIAALSMLIGPVAAKLIDIWLAAHAPPAEEIEETFDGVAPSVLVIGFGRFGQVVTQALLLQHLDVTIIDSDIERIRSANKFGFKIYYGDGTRLDVLRAAGAGKAKVICVCIDDRQAALRIVEMAKVEFPAARIHARAYDRVHAMDLMRADVDYQMRETFESALGFGRVTLEALGLSYEEAGFVIEHVRDRDAQRMEIQFSEGIAAGIDKVPRVTPEPIVAPKSKSKPLTKETQDVIEDGGAEVAVGGVGEPAE
- the ispH gene encoding 4-hydroxy-3-methylbut-2-enyl diphosphate reductase, whose amino-acid sequence is MTAKPPLDILLCAPRGFCAGVVRAIDAVEKALALHGAPVFVRHEIVHNKYVVESLKRKGAVFVAELSEVPDATRPVIFSAHGVPKSVPAEAEARQFFAIDATCPLVTKVHREAEVHHKRGRHILLVGHAGHPEVIGTMGQLPDGAITLIETLEDVARLTPPEGRDLAYVTQTTLSVDDTREIVQGLQARFPALIAPHKEDICYATTNRQEAVKRVAPLVDGLIVVGSPNSSNSQRLREVAERAGCPVSRLVLRTNEIDWSLFGGIRRLGITAGASAPEVLVEEIIDAFAERYEVTVETVSTADESVFFPLPRELREPTPNAAE
- a CDS encoding homoserine kinase, giving the protein MAVYTEVPDDEMAAFVARYGIGDLLSAKGIAEGVENSNYLVHTTQGFYILTLYEKRVNPADLPFFIELMQHLARRGLNCPVPVLDQSGQALGTLSGRPAAIVSFLDGLSVRRPGAGHCGEVGRALALLHRAGADFAMTRVNALSVPGWRPLAEQAGADADKVSPGLARRVMAEIAVHEAGWPKDLPGGVIHADLFPNNVFFIGEKLSGVIDFYFACTDAYAYDLAICLNSWCFEVDSSFNLTKGQAMLAGYESVRPLGEAEVAALPALCRGSALRFLLTRLVDWLNVPPGALVKPHDPLEYDRKLAFHQRVSDAREYGLRR
- the rnhA gene encoding ribonuclease HI: MTDPVEVWTDGACSGNPGPGGWGAILSYKGKERELSGGEALTTNNRMELMGAISALETLTRPCTVALHTDSQYLRQGITSWIHGWKKNGWKTADRKPVKNEELWKRLDAALKQHKIEWKWVKGHAGDEMNERADALARAGMAPFKPGR